CGTGCAGAAGACCCATCCGGCGCGCAAGCTGCTCAACTCGCTGGCCGAGGCCTGCGAAGGCAACACCGGCGAAAGCCAGGCCGAGCGCATGCTGATGGCCAAGGTCGAGGAGATCATCGAGCGCCTGGTGGCCGAGTTCAACGAGAACCTGGCGATCTTCCTGACGCTGGAAGAAGAATTCCGCGAGTTCCTGGTGCAGCATCGCCGCCGCGTGGAAATCGCCGAGCGTCGCGCCGCCGAAACGCAGCGTGGCCAGGAGAAACTGGAAATGGCCCGCACCCGCGCCGGCGCCGAACTGGACCGCCGCATTGGTGATGCCAGCCTGCCGCCGGCCATCGCCGAATTCCTGCGCCAGCCGTGGCAGCACCACCTGACCCTGGCGCTGCTGCGCGAGGGCGAGGAGGGCGCGTCGGTGGCCGAGGCCCTGAGCCTGGGCGACGGTCTGCTGGAGGAAGTGGCCGAGGCCCGCCGCCAGATCGTCGGCAAGCCGTGGCTGCAGGCCTGGCAGCCGGTGCTGGCCAAGGTGTTCGCCAGCGTGGGCGTGCATGGCGACGCCGCCTCCGGCGCCATCGATGCCTTGCACGACACCCTGCAGGGCATCGCCGAGTCGCGTCCGGAACTGCAGCGTGCGCTGCCGGAGCTGCCGCAGGTCGCACTGCCGGCGCCGCCGGTGGCCGAATCGCCGGCGGTGGAACTGAGTGGGCAGATCGACGCCGATGATTTCGACAACGCCGATGCGGATCGCTTCCGCCGCATGGAGATCGGCAACTGGCTGGACTTCGTCGACAAGGACGGCAAGGTGCAGGCCGGCAAGTTGTCCTGGGTCAGCCCGATCTCCTCGCGCCTGCTGTTCGTCAATCGTCGTGGCGTGCGCTTCTGCGTGGCCTCGCCGGAAGAGCTGGCGGTGATGGTGCGGCTGGGCCGGCTGCGCGCCCATGTGGATGACGGCGCCTTCGACAGCGCCATGCAGGGCGTGATCGATCGGCTGGACCCGGGCAGCGCCACCCTGCACTGAGCGGAGCCGCCTGCTAGGATCGGGAAAACTCACCGATCAGCGGGGACCTGCATGGCCGTGGCGTTGCTGGGGATCAAGGAGACCGCGCCGGGCGAACGGCGCGTGGCACTGACGCCGGAAACCGCGCACAAGCTCGGTGCCCTGGGCATCACTGTGTGGTACGAGCCCGGCGCCGGACTGGCCGCGGGTTTCACCGATGCCGCCTATGACGATGCCGGTGCCCGCGCCTTTGATGCCGCCCGCTGGGCCGAGATCGACATCCTGCTGTGCGTGCAGGCGCCCCCGGCGACGGTGCTGCAGCAGCTCAAGCCGGGGGCCACCGTGGTTGGCCTGTTGACCCCTGCCAGTGATGTTGCCCTGGCGGCACTGGCTGCCGATGATCGCCTGCACCTGTTCCCGCTGCAGCAGCTGCCGCGCACCACCCGTGCGCAGGCGATGGACGTGCTCAGTTCGCAGGCCGGCATGGCCGGCTACAAGGCGGCGCTGATCGCTGCCGAACGCGCACCCCGTTTCTTCCCGATGCTGACCACTGCGGCTGGCACCGTGCGACCGGCCAAGGTGCTGGTGATCGGTGCGGGCGTGGCGGGCCTGCAGGCCATTGCCACCGCCCGACGTCTTGGCGCACAGGTGGAAGGCTTCGACGTGCGTCCGGAAACCCGTGAGCAGATCCAGTCACTGGGCGCGCGCTTCCTCGACCTGGGCGTCAGTGCGGCGGGCGAGGGTGGCTATGCGCGTGCGCTGACCGACGAGGAACGCGCCGAGCAGCAGCGGCGGCTGGCCGACCACCTGCGCGGCGTGGATGTGGTGATCTGCACCGCTGCGGTACCGGGTCGCCCGGCCCCGACCATCGTCACTGCGGCGATGGTGGAAGGCATGGCCACCGGCAGCGTGATCGTGGATCTGGCCGCCGAGAGCGGCGGCAATTGCGCGCTGACCCAGCCGGGGCAATGCATCGAACACCAGGGCGTGACCATTGACGGCCCGCTGGGCCTGGCCAGTCGCGGCGCGACCCAGGCCAGCGAGATGTATGCGCGCAACCTGCTGAACTTCGTCGCGCTGTTCGTGCGCGAGGGGCAGCTGGCGTTCGACTGGGACGACGAGCTGCTGGCGAAGACGCGCTGGCAGGCGTGAACCTGATATGCCTCCTGTAGAGCCGATCCCATGCTCGGCTTGCGCAGGCGCGATAAAGCAGCCGAGCTTGGGCTCGGCTCTACAAAGGGTTGAACGCTGCCTTTACCTCGGCTTCGCCGGCGGCGGGTTGTCGCGCACCCAGTCCTTGCGCTGTTCCGGTGTCATCTGCGACCAGCGTTCGCGCAGGGCTTCGCGCTGCGCTGGCGGCATGTTGCGCATCTGCCCGAACAGGGCACGTGCCTGCTCGCGCTGCTCCGGGCTCATGTGCTCGAAGCGGCGCAGGCCACGGCGGGCCTTGTCGCGTTCCTCCGGGCTCATCGACTGCCAGCGCTGGCCATGCGAGAGCATGCGCTGGCGCTGGCCGGCATCGGCACTGTTCCAGCGGTCGCGCAGTGGCGCCAGCAGCGATTCACGCTGGGCTTCGCTCAGTTGTTCCCACGCCGGCAGCGGCGCAGCCGGTGCAGGGCGTGCGGCCGGCGCAGGGGCCGCGCTCTGCGCCAGCGCCGGAACGGCCGGCAGCAGCGACAGGGTCAACAGCAGCGGCAGGAGATTGGATCGGGGCATGGTTCACTCCATCGCCAGGTCGGTATCGCCCAGCCACAGGTACAGATCGGGATTTTCGTCGTAGAGCGCGCTGTTGTCTTCCACCGATGCCAGCACCGGCGCCGGCGAGGGCCCCGCCAGATTGCCATGGCCGCTGAACTGCAGGCCGACACCCAGTGCCACCACCAGCGAGCAGGCGCTGGCCAGCCACCACCGCAGGCGCCCGCGATGGGCTGCGCCGGCGCCGTGCCGGGCCTGGCGCAGCCGTGCCAGCGTGGCCGGCGACACGGCCTGCAGCGACCGCGCGTGCAGGCTGCGCAGGATGTCATCGGAGGGCAGGGAGCGGTTCACAGGTGAGTCTCCAGGTAGTCCTGCAGCGCCTGCCGGGCGCGTGCCAGATGGGTTTTTACCGCGCCTTCGCTGCAGCCCATGGCGCGGGCGGTGGTGGCCCCGTCCAGGTCCTGCAGCACGCGCAGGGTGAAGGCTTCGCGCTGGCGGGCGGGCAGGGTACGCAGTGCCTGCACCAGCTGCTGGTACTGCTGGCGCTGTTCGTGCGCCTGCGCCGGGTCCGGGCCGGGATCGGCCCAGTCGATCTCGCCCCCGTCGGCGTCCTGGTTGTCGCGCCAGAACGGCAGGCGGAAGCGGCGCCGGCGCTGCAGGTCGATCACCCGCCGGCGCAGGATGCTCCAGAACAGCGGCGCCCATTCGGCGGCCGGCTTGTCGGCATAGTCCAGCATGCGCATCAACGCATCCTGCACCGCATCCAGGGCGTCGTCGCGCTGGCGCAGGCCGGCCTCGGCGAAGCGGAATGCGCGCGGGCCGACGCTGGCCAGGAACGCCTCCAGCGACGCCGGCAGGGCATCGGTCTCGGCGCTCGAGGGGACGGGGCTGCTCACCAGCACAGGGTACGGTTCCTCGCTCGGGGTCACCATCGACAACGCGTGAGCGCGCCTCCGGTTGACCGTGGGCGCGCGCCGGGTTCAGCCCGTGGTTATGATGGGCCGACGAAGACAGAGCGGGAGCGTTGCCAGTGAGTGACGGGTTCGTAGCGCTGTACATCTTCATGCTGGCCGCCATCGCCGGCCACGTGATCATTTCGCGGGTGCCGGTGATCCTGCATACCCCGCTGATGTCGGGTTCCAACTTCATCCACGGCATCGTGCTGATCGGCGCGATGGTGGTGCTGGGGCACGCGCAGACGCCGCTGGAGAAGGCCCTGGGCTTCCTCGCCGTGGTGCTGGGCGCCGGCAACGCCGCCGGTGGCTACGTGGTCACCGCGCGCATGCTGGAAATGTTCAAGCCGAGCGCGCCCAAGGGTGGCAAGGACGAAACGAAGGAGCCGCAGGCTTGAACATCAGCACCGTCGAACTGCTCGATTGGCTGGTCAAGGCCAGCTACCTGGTGGCCGCCACCCTGTTCCTGCTCGGCCTGCAGCGCATGGCCTCGCCGCTCACCGCGCGTAGCGGCATCCGCTGGGCCGGGCTGGGCATGCTGCTGGCCACGGTGGCCACCTTCTTCCTGCCCGAACTGCACAACGTGCCCCTGATCCTGGTGGCACTGCTGCTCGGCGCTGGCCTGGCCTGGTGGTCGGCCGGCAAGGTCGCCATCACCGACATGCCGCAGATGGTGGCGCTGTACAACGGCATGGGCGGCGGCTCGGCGGCGGCGATCGGTGCGGTGGAACTGCTGCGCTATGCCTTCCTGGCCCACCGCGACACCACGCACTGGAGCGAACAGGCACTGGCCGACCTGGCCGCGCGCCAGCCGTCGGGCACGGTGCTGCTGCTGGCGGTGGTCGGCGCGGCCATCGGCGCGGTGTCGCTGTCCGGCTCGGTGATTGCCTGGGCCAAGCTGGACGGGCGTCTGGACAAGCGCGTGACCTGGCCCGGCCAGCAGGTGATGAACCTGCTGGTGGCGCTGGCGGTGGTGGTGCTGGCGATCATCGCGGCCAGCACGCTCAGCACCTGGGCGATCGTGGCCTTCTTCGTGCTGGCGCTGGCCCTGGGCGTGCTGATGACGCTGCCCATCGGCGGTGCGGACATGCCGGTGGTGATCTCGCTGTACAACGCGTTCACCGGCCTGGCGGTGTCCTTCGAAGGCTACGTGCTGGGCAACGAGGCGCTGATCATCGCCGGCATGATGGTCGGCGCGGCCGGCATCCTGCTGACCCGCTTGATGGCCAAGGCGATGAACCGGCCGATCCGCAACGTGCTGTTCTCCAACTTCGGCGCTGGCGCCGGTGGCGAAGCGCAGGCGATCACCGGCTCGCAGAAGCCGATCGACGCGGCCGACGTCGCTGCCATGATGGCCTTCGCCGAGCGTGTGGTGATCGTGCCCGGCTACGGCATGGCCGTGGCCCAGGCCCAGCACAAGATCTGGGAACTGGCGCAGCGGCTGGGCCAGCGCGGGGTGAAGGTGAAGTTCGCGATCCATCCGGTGGCGGGGCGCATGCCCGGGCACATGAACGTGTTGCTGGCCGAAGCCGGCGTGCCCTACGACCTGATCGCCGACATGGACGACATCAACCCGGAGTTCGCCAACACCGACGTGGTGCTGGTGATCGGTGCCAACGACGTGGTCAATCCGGTGGCACGCACCGATCCGGCCAGCCCGATCTATGGCATGCCGGTGCTGGACGTGGTGAACGCCCGCAACGTGGTGGTGATCAAGCGCGGCAAGGGCACCGGCTTTGCCGGCATCGAGAATGCGCTGTTCTACGCCGACAACACCCGCATGCTGTATGGCGACGGTGCCGAAGCGGCGGCCTCGCTGGTGAGCGAGTTGAAGGCGCTCGACGGCGGGCACTGAGATCCGGGGTCGGATCCCTTTCCACAGGAAAGGGCTCTGACCCCATATGCGCAGCCTCATCCACGCGTGGCGTGGATCTACCCGGAAGGCACAACGCGCACGGGGGGCATCGCGCTCAGCGCGCCAGCCAGGCGCCCACGGCAACACCCACGGCCAGCCAGATCCATTCCATCGCGCCGTTGGCCAGGCTGATCAGGGTCCAGGCCAGGTGCGGGCCCATCCGCGTGGTGGCGTCCCACAGGTCCAGCCCGATCGAGCCGCCCATCCAGGCGCTGGCGATGGTCCAGTTGGCCACGGCGGCCACCAGCAGGGTGCCGACCACGACCAGCGCAATGCGCAGCCGGCCCGGGCCCAGCGTACCCATGCGCAGCATGAACACCAGTTCCAGGGCGGTCAGAACCGCCATCCAGCCAACCTGCCGGCCGGTCATCAGCGCCAGCACCATCCAGGCAAGGGGAGCAACAAGCAGGCCCAGCAACAACATGAGGGGCCAGAGCCAGGTGACGGTCCTGGCACGCGCGGCATTGGAGGACATCGAAGCTCCCTGAAGATCACCCACAGGATACTGTGGTTTGCCGCGGTGCACCGGCGGTGCCGGGGCGGCTGGGCTAGAATGCCGTCTTGCGTGGCCCGGCCACGGCCCCATATCGGTCCCCATGTATTCCCGTAGCAGCGAACCTGTCCACTTCGAACGCGATTGCGAGGCCGTGATGGTCCCGCAGGGCGATACCGTGACCCTGCCCGCCGGCAGCTATGGGTACATCACCCAGGCGCTGGGCGGCAGCTATTCGGTGTTCGTCGAGGGCAACCTGTTCCGCATCGCCGGCAAGGACGGCGACGCCATCGGCAAGGAGGCACCGGCACCGCTGGAGCTGCCGGCCGATGCCACCGACGAACAGGTGGAACAGCTGGTGTGGCAGCAGCTGCGCACCTGCTTCGACCCGGAAATTCCGGTGAACATCGTCGAACTGGGCCTGGTCTACGAGGTCGAGATCAAGCACCTGGACGAAGGCCAGCGCGAGATCGACGTGAAGATGACCCTGACCGCACCGGGCTGCGGCATGGGTGACATCCTGGTCGACGACGTGCGCAGCAAGCTTGAAATGATCCCGACGGTGGCCGAGGCCGACGTCGACCTGGTGTTCGACCCGCCGTGGAACCAGCACATGATGTCCGAGGCGGCCCGGCTCGAGACCGGCATGCTTTGACCCAGGGCCCGCAGTGACGCGGGCCCGGCACTACCCGCAACCAGAACAGGAATCCTCCGGTGTCCCAGTCCATTCCCAGCTTCGCCGTCACCCGTTCGGACCACCCGCGCAGCGCTGAAGAGCGCGCCCAGATCCTGGAAAAGCCGGGCTTCGGCCTGCATTTCACCGATCACATGGTGGAGGTACGCTGGGACAAGGACGCCGGCTGGCACAACGCCAACGTGCGTGCCTACGGCCCGCTGCAGCTGGACCCGGCCGCGGCCGTGCTGCACTACGGCCAGGAAATCTTCGAAGGCATCAAGGCCTACCGCCATGCCGATGGCTCGATCTGGACCTTCCGCCCGGATGCCAACGGCCGTCGCCTGCAGCGTTCGGCACAGCGCCTGGCGCTGCCGGAACTGCCGGTGGAGATCTTCGTCGAATCGCTGAAGCAGCTGATCGCCGTGGACAGCGCCTGGGTGCCGTCGGCCGATGAGTCGAGCCTGTACTTCCGTCCGTTCATGATCGGCGACGAAGCCTTCCTCGGCGTGCGCGGCGCACACAAGGCTGGCTACTACGTCATCGCCAGCCCGGCCGGCCCGTACTTCGCCAAGGGCGTTGCCCCGGTGTCGATCTGGCTGTCTACCGAATATGCGCGTGCGGCCAAGGGCGGCACCGGCGCGGCCAAGTGCGGTGGCAACTACGCCGCATCGCTGCTGCCGCAGCAGAAGGCGCAGGCGCAGGGCTGCTCGCAGGTGCTGTTCCTCGACCCGGTCGAAGGCAAGTACCTGGAAGAACTGGGCGGCATGAACGTGTTCCTGGTCTACAAGGACGGCACGCTGGTTACGCCGGAACTGTCGGGCAGCATCCTGGAAGGCATCACCCGCGAGAGCATCCTGCAGCTGGCCCGCGACCGCGGCATGAAGGTCGAAGAGCGCAAGGTCACCATCGATGAGTGGAAGCAGGGCGTGGCCTCGGGCGATATCGCCGAAGTGTTCGCCTGCGGTACCGCCGCGGTGGTCACCCCGATCGGCCAGCTGAAGGGCGAGGGCTTCTCGGTCGGCGACATCAACGCCCCGGCCGGCGAAGTGACCATGTCGCTGCGCAAAGAGCTGACCGACATCCAGTACGGCCGCCTGCCGGACCGCCATAACTGGCTGGTCAAGCTGGGCTGATCGCCTGCGGTCAACTTTAGAGCCGCGCCCGCGCTCGGCTGATTGTCCGGAAAGCCCGTCCCCCGTGACGGGCTTTCTGCGTTATGGGCCTGGGGGTCAGATCCCTTTTCCATGGGAAAAGGATCTGGCCCCGAAACAGCGGACGCCGATGTCGGCAAAGTCATTCCGGGACACGTGAAGACCCAGTCAGGTCTGTGCAGGACACGAGAAAGTTCCTTCACCTTCACAAACCATTGACCCGAAAAGTCTCAGAACGAACATTTCATCTTGCTGAAAAGACGCTGAAAATCTTGTGGTGTCCGGTTTCGGCCATTAGCGTCATCTGCACGGCGGATCGTTAGGGGGATCCGCTGACTCACCGGACTTCGAACCTCGCCAATGCAAGCCAGCCCAGGGTTCGGGCCGGTGCTTCTGCCGATTCCGGCATTCACACCACAAGAAAGGGAAATACGATGTCCCAGGTAACGCAACCGCGTGTGCGTCGAGTGTGGGTGGTCCTTGGTGCGTCCGTTCTGTCATCGCTGCTGCTGGCCACGCCTGCGCTGGCCGGTGAAGTCCAGCTCACCGGCCTGCAGTCCGCGCCGACGCACCAGCGTTTCATCGTGAAGTACCGCGACGGCAGCGCCGCCGTGGCCAACACCACCGCGTTGGCTTCGTCGCTGAAGACGGCCGCCGCTGGCCTGGCCAGCAGCCAGGGCCGCGCGCTGGGCCTGCAGGAGGTCCGCAAGCTGGCCGTCGGCCCGACCCTGGTCAGGACCGACCGTCCGCTCGACCAGGCCGAATCCGAACTGCTGATGCGCAAGCTGGCGGCCGACCCGAACGTGGAATACGTCGAAGTCGACCAGATCATGCGCGCGACGCTGACCCCGAACGACACCCGCTTCAGCGAGCAGTGGGGCTTCGGTACGTCCAACGCAGGCATCAACATCCAGCAGGCCTGGGACAAGTCCACCGGCACCGGCGTGGTGGTGGCGGTGATCGACACCGGCATCACCAACCATCCCGACCTCAACGCCAACATCCTGCCCGGCTACGACTTCATCAGCGACGCCGCGATGGCGCGCGATGGTGGCGGCCGCGACAACAATCCGAACGATGAAGGCGACTGGTACGGCGCCAATGAGTGTGGCTCGGGCATCCCGGCCTCCAACTCCAGCTGGCACGGCACCCACGTTGCCGGCACCGTGGCGGCGGTGACCAACAAC
This genomic interval from Stenotrophomonas sp. 57 contains the following:
- a CDS encoding NAD(P)(+) transhydrogenase (Re/Si-specific) subunit beta, which gives rise to MNISTVELLDWLVKASYLVAATLFLLGLQRMASPLTARSGIRWAGLGMLLATVATFFLPELHNVPLILVALLLGAGLAWWSAGKVAITDMPQMVALYNGMGGGSAAAIGAVELLRYAFLAHRDTTHWSEQALADLAARQPSGTVLLLAVVGAAIGAVSLSGSVIAWAKLDGRLDKRVTWPGQQVMNLLVALAVVVLAIIAASTLSTWAIVAFFVLALALGVLMTLPIGGADMPVVISLYNAFTGLAVSFEGYVLGNEALIIAGMMVGAAGILLTRLMAKAMNRPIRNVLFSNFGAGAGGEAQAITGSQKPIDAADVAAMMAFAERVVIVPGYGMAVAQAQHKIWELAQRLGQRGVKVKFAIHPVAGRMPGHMNVLLAEAGVPYDLIADMDDINPEFANTDVVLVIGANDVVNPVARTDPASPIYGMPVLDVVNARNVVVIKRGKGTGFAGIENALFYADNTRMLYGDGAEAAASLVSELKALDGGH
- a CDS encoding NAD(P) transhydrogenase subunit alpha produces the protein MSDGFVALYIFMLAAIAGHVIISRVPVILHTPLMSGSNFIHGIVLIGAMVVLGHAQTPLEKALGFLAVVLGAGNAAGGYVVTARMLEMFKPSAPKGGKDETKEPQA
- a CDS encoding RNA polymerase sigma factor, with amino-acid sequence MVTPSEEPYPVLVSSPVPSSAETDALPASLEAFLASVGPRAFRFAEAGLRQRDDALDAVQDALMRMLDYADKPAAEWAPLFWSILRRRVIDLQRRRRFRLPFWRDNQDADGGEIDWADPGPDPAQAHEQRQQYQQLVQALRTLPARQREAFTLRVLQDLDGATTARAMGCSEGAVKTHLARARQALQDYLETHL
- the sufT gene encoding putative Fe-S cluster assembly protein SufT, which gives rise to MYSRSSEPVHFERDCEAVMVPQGDTVTLPAGSYGYITQALGGSYSVFVEGNLFRIAGKDGDAIGKEAPAPLELPADATDEQVEQLVWQQLRTCFDPEIPVNIVELGLVYEVEIKHLDEGQREIDVKMTLTAPGCGMGDILVDDVRSKLEMIPTVAEADVDLVFDPPWNQHMMSEAARLETGML
- a CDS encoding DUF3106 domain-containing protein; this translates as MPRSNLLPLLLTLSLLPAVPALAQSAAPAPAARPAPAAPLPAWEQLSEAQRESLLAPLRDRWNSADAGQRQRMLSHGQRWQSMSPEERDKARRGLRRFEHMSPEQREQARALFGQMRNMPPAQREALRERWSQMTPEQRKDWVRDNPPPAKPR
- a CDS encoding branched-chain amino acid aminotransferase, with the translated sequence MSQSIPSFAVTRSDHPRSAEERAQILEKPGFGLHFTDHMVEVRWDKDAGWHNANVRAYGPLQLDPAAAVLHYGQEIFEGIKAYRHADGSIWTFRPDANGRRLQRSAQRLALPELPVEIFVESLKQLIAVDSAWVPSADESSLYFRPFMIGDEAFLGVRGAHKAGYYVIASPAGPYFAKGVAPVSIWLSTEYARAAKGGTGAAKCGGNYAASLLPQQKAQAQGCSQVLFLDPVEGKYLEELGGMNVFLVYKDGTLVTPELSGSILEGITRESILQLARDRGMKVEERKVTIDEWKQGVASGDIAEVFACGTAAVVTPIGQLKGEGFSVGDINAPAGEVTMSLRKELTDIQYGRLPDRHNWLVKLG
- a CDS encoding NAD(P) transhydrogenase subunit alpha; this translates as MAVALLGIKETAPGERRVALTPETAHKLGALGITVWYEPGAGLAAGFTDAAYDDAGARAFDAARWAEIDILLCVQAPPATVLQQLKPGATVVGLLTPASDVALAALAADDRLHLFPLQQLPRTTRAQAMDVLSSQAGMAGYKAALIAAERAPRFFPMLTTAAGTVRPAKVLVIGAGVAGLQAIATARRLGAQVEGFDVRPETREQIQSLGARFLDLGVSAAGEGGYARALTDEERAEQQRRLADHLRGVDVVICTAAVPGRPAPTIVTAAMVEGMATGSVIVDLAAESGGNCALTQPGQCIEHQGVTIDGPLGLASRGATQASEMYARNLLNFVALFVREGQLAFDWDDELLAKTRWQA